GACATGAGCTCTACAACAGGATGTTTGGCCCGTATGACAACATTTATTAAAGAGTAAAAATGGTTGACAACACATGACCATGTTTTAGATTTGTTTAAACTTCATTGAAAATGTACTTGAACAGAGAGAAAACATCCTCAGATGAGTTGTCAGTCCTAGAGGACAGCGTCCCTTAGTGCTGGGTCAGTGTGTATGCTTACAGCTGGAGCCATggatgttggggggggggggggggggggggggcagcggtTCTGTCctccgtgtgtttgtgtgtgactcaGTCGCTGCTGTCGTCCCTGCCATCGCTCATCTCAGGAACAGGGCTGGCTACTGCTCCCTCACACACCAGGGAGTCAGCCTCAGCAGGGGAAGCTGTGTTTAGAGCTCTGTCCCTGGGgtggtctggtctgctctggcCCTTGTCCTCTGGGTCTCCCTGGTCCGGGTCTTCATCCTCcccatcctgctgctgctgctggctgggGAAGGGGTGTGAGGAGGACCTGGTCGAGGGTCCGTCTGCTGACTGGCTGGAGGCCATCTCCTGGGCCTGGGAGGTAGAGGGTCCGTCTGCTGACTGGCTGGAGGCCATCTCCTGGGCCTGGGAGGTAGAGGGTCCGTCTGCTGACTGGCTGGAGGCCATCTCCTGGGCCTGGGAGGTAGAGGGTCCGTCTGCTGACTGGCTGGAGGCCATCTCCTGGGGCTGGGAGGTAGAGGGTCCGTCTGCTGACTGGCTGGAGGCCATCTCCTGGGGCTGGGAGGTAGAGGGTCCGTCTGCTGACTGGCTGGAGGCCATCTCCTGGGGCTGGGAGGTAGAGGGTCCGTCTGCTGACTGGCTGGAGGCCATCTCCTGGGGCTGGGAGGTAGAGGGTCCGTCTGCTGACTGGCTGGAGGCCATCTCCTGGGGCTGGGAAGTAGAGGGTCCGTCTGCTGACTGGCTGGAGGCCATCTCCTGGGGCTGGGAGGTAGAGGGTCCGTCTGCTGACTGGCTGGAGGCCATCTCCTGGGGCTGGGAGGTAGAGGGTCCGTCTGCTGACTGGCTGGAGGTAATCTCCTGGGAGCcatctgagagagggagggagaaacttTATTGTCCTCCATCAAGGCTAAAATGGAAATGTATGTATTGGATTGTCAACAATGCAGCACATGAAGTCAGTCAGTGTGATTGAGAGGGTCAGCCTGAACAAGCCAGGCTCAGTGCATCACTGATCTACAAAACCATCTTGCATCCCAAATAGATTAGTGATTGTGCCTTGATCAGGCCGATCCTCATCAACAAGCTCAATGTCAGGTAGTTTAGATGTTTTGCACTGAGTGTGACGTAGTGTCTGACCTGTGTGTTGCTGCATGCGGGCCAGTCTCCTCTCTAAGGCAAGCCGTTTGTTGAGTTCTATACGTCTCTGCTGTTCCTCTGTCAGGGAGGGGGCTGGGGTGGAGTGGACCGGGCCAGCCTGTGAGGAAGGGAACAGGGAGGGAGCAGCGGCTGGGGTAGAGGGGACCAGTCCTGGGGGGTCTTCAGCGAAACCCCCGTCTCCAAATGGGTCTGGGTCGTCATGGTTGACGACACGTCCGTCTCTCGACGCCGCGTCGTCGTCCTCGCCTGGATCAATGGAGATTGGTCAATTAGAATACTGAATGCCAAATCTCATTTTGTAAAATCAGTTTATGACTGCTAGAAACCAATACAAATCTACCACTacatcatatctacctctagacactactactattgatctgggactgtgtcatatctacctctagacaatac
This region of Salmo trutta chromosome 29, fSalTru1.1, whole genome shotgun sequence genomic DNA includes:
- the LOC115166746 gene encoding TIMELESS-interacting protein isoform X2 codes for the protein MVDPMENGLFDIPDYDNIDEETFPPLPPPFSPGEGGDPFTGEEGGEISKLAEVPAAKRRGVKRPQPKLDSQRLTSERGLPALRTLFDNVHFKGKGHEAEDLRVLMQRMENWAHRLYPKLQFEDFIDKLETLGGKKEVQTCLKRIRLDMPLIHEDFIGDAGEDDDAASRDGRVVNHDDPDPFGDGGFAEDPPGLVPSTPAAAPSLFPSSQAGPVHSTPAPSLTEEQQRRIELNKRLALERRLARMQQHTDGSQEMASSQSADGPSTSQPQEMASSQSADGPSTSQPQEMASSQSADGPSTSQPQEMASSQSADGPSTSQPQEMASSQSADGPSTSQPQEMASSQSADGPSTSQPQEMASSQSADGPSTSQAQEMASSQSADGPSTSQAQEMASSQSADGPSTSQAQEMASSQSADGPSTRSSSHPFPSQQQQQDGEDEDPDQGDPEDKGQSRPDHPRDRALNTASPAEADSLVCEGAVASPVPEMSDGRDDSSD
- the LOC115166746 gene encoding TIMELESS-interacting protein isoform X1, with product MVDPMENGLFDIPDYDNIDEETFPPLPPPFSPGEGGDPFTGEEGGEISKLAEVPAAKRRGVKRPQPKLDSQRLTSERGLPALRTLFDNVHFKGKGHEAEDLRVLMQRMENWAHRLYPKLQFEDFIDKLETLGGKKEVQTCLKRIRLDMPLIHEDFIGDAGEDDDAASRDGRVVNHDDPDPFGDGGFAEDPPGLVPSTPAAAPSLFPSSQAGPVHSTPAPSLTEEQQRRIELNKRLALERRLARMQQHTDGSQEITSSQSADGPSTSQPQEMASSQSADGPSTSQPQEMASSQSADGPSTSQPQEMASSQSADGPSTSQPQEMASSQSADGPSTSQPQEMASSQSADGPSTSQPQEMASSQSADGPSTSQPQEMASSQSADGPSTSQAQEMASSQSADGPSTSQAQEMASSQSADGPSTSQAQEMASSQSADGPSTRSSSHPFPSQQQQQDGEDEDPDQGDPEDKGQSRPDHPRDRALNTASPAEADSLVCEGAVASPVPEMSDGRDDSSD